A single region of the Marinobacter salinus genome encodes:
- a CDS encoding DUF4124 domain-containing protein encodes MKPRTGLFAAALILLTGPAASAEVYRNVDAYGNVTFSDEPSDGAETVEVKPVTTVTLPKPQNVRETDKLREEVKREGSVYQSLTFAYPENNQAFHSGSGNIQFEVRSTPGLKEGHKYEVTLDGQPVGQTTSGTVTVSNVFRGTHNARAYIVDENGVQVKAGPAISFTVHRPSTAN; translated from the coding sequence ATGAAACCGAGGACCGGATTGTTCGCAGCAGCCCTGATCCTGCTGACGGGTCCCGCAGCGAGTGCTGAGGTCTACCGGAATGTCGATGCTTATGGGAATGTAACCTTTTCCGATGAGCCATCCGATGGTGCCGAAACCGTCGAAGTAAAACCGGTCACCACGGTGACACTTCCCAAACCTCAGAATGTTCGTGAAACCGATAAGCTCCGCGAAGAGGTAAAACGTGAGGGCTCGGTTTATCAAAGCCTTACCTTCGCCTATCCGGAAAACAACCAGGCATTCCACAGTGGCAGCGGTAACATCCAGTTTGAGGTCCGAAGTACTCCTGGGCTGAAGGAAGGACACAAGTACGAAGTCACCCTTGACGGCCAGCCTGTTGGGCAAACCACGTCAGGCACCGTCACCGTAAGCAACGTCTTTCGCGGAACTCACAATGCGAGGGCGTATATCGTGGACGAGAACGGTGTCCAGGTAAAAGCCGGGCCGGCAATCAGCTTTACCGTTCACCGCCCCTCCACCGCAAACTGA
- the glnA gene encoding glutamate--ammonia ligase, translated as MSKTVDLIKEHEVKWVDLRFTDSRGKEQHVTLPASEVDEDFFADGKMFDGSSISGWKGINESDMILMPDDSSTVLDPFTEETTVNITCDIVEPSTMQGYERDPRSVARRAEEYLKSTGIADGALFGPEPEFFVFDSVKWEVDMKGANYSIHSEEAAWVSGEDFDRNNIGHRPGVKGGYFPVPPVDSLHDLRGAMCAAMESMGLDIEVHHHEVGTAGQCEIGVGANTLTKKADEVQILKYCVHNVAHAYGKTATFMPKPVVGDNGSGMHVHMSLSKDGKNLFAGDSYAGLSEAALYYIGGVIKHAKAINAFTNSSTNSYKRLVPGFEAPVMLAYSARNRSASIRIPYVNTPKARRIEVRFPDASANPYLAFAALMMAGLDGIQNKIHPGDAMDKDLYDLPKEEALNIPVVAETLAEALDCLEADHEFLTRGGVFTEDMIGGYVELKRGEVERLNMTTHPVEFELYYSC; from the coding sequence ATGTCCAAGACAGTTGATTTGATCAAAGAACACGAAGTTAAGTGGGTCGACCTGCGATTCACTGACAGCCGCGGCAAGGAACAGCACGTAACTCTGCCGGCTTCCGAGGTAGACGAAGACTTCTTTGCTGACGGAAAGATGTTCGACGGCTCTTCAATCTCAGGCTGGAAAGGCATCAACGAATCCGACATGATTCTGATGCCGGATGATTCCAGCACCGTCCTGGACCCGTTCACCGAAGAAACCACTGTCAACATTACCTGCGACATCGTAGAGCCTTCCACCATGCAGGGTTATGAGCGTGACCCACGCTCCGTTGCCCGTCGTGCAGAAGAATATCTGAAATCCACTGGCATCGCTGATGGCGCGTTGTTTGGCCCCGAGCCTGAATTCTTCGTATTTGACTCCGTCAAATGGGAAGTCGACATGAAAGGCGCCAACTACTCTATCCACTCCGAAGAAGCGGCCTGGGTTTCCGGTGAAGATTTCGATCGCAACAACATTGGCCACCGTCCGGGCGTAAAAGGCGGCTACTTCCCGGTTCCACCGGTAGACAGCCTGCACGACCTGCGTGGCGCCATGTGTGCCGCCATGGAATCCATGGGACTGGACATTGAGGTTCACCACCACGAAGTTGGTACAGCGGGCCAGTGTGAAATCGGTGTTGGCGCCAACACGCTGACCAAGAAAGCTGACGAAGTTCAGATTCTGAAGTACTGCGTACACAACGTGGCTCACGCATACGGCAAGACCGCCACCTTCATGCCGAAGCCGGTTGTTGGAGATAACGGTTCCGGCATGCACGTGCACATGTCACTGAGCAAAGATGGCAAAAACCTGTTTGCAGGCGACAGCTACGCGGGCCTCAGTGAAGCAGCGCTGTACTACATCGGCGGTGTTATCAAGCACGCCAAGGCCATCAATGCCTTCACCAACAGCTCTACCAACTCCTACAAGCGTCTGGTTCCGGGCTTTGAAGCACCGGTTATGCTGGCCTACTCCGCCCGTAACCGTTCAGCCTCGATCCGTATTCCGTACGTGAACACCCCGAAGGCACGTCGCATTGAAGTGCGCTTCCCGGACGCGTCTGCCAACCCGTACCTGGCGTTCGCAGCCCTGATGATGGCTGGCCTGGACGGCATCCAGAATAAGATCCACCCGGGCGATGCCATGGACAAGGACCTGTACGACCTGCCTAAAGAAGAGGCGCTGAACATTCCGGTCGTAGCAGAAACCCTGGCCGAAGCTCTGGATTGCCTCGAAGCCGACCACGAGTTCCTGACCCGCGGTGGCGTCTTCACCGAGGACATGATCGGGGGTTACGTTGAACTGAAGCGCGGCGAAGTAGAGCGCCTGAACATGACCACACATCCGGTTGAGTTCGAGCTGTACTACTCCTGCTAA